The Micromonospora sp. NBC_01740 genome includes a window with the following:
- the queE gene encoding 7-carboxy-7-deazaguanine synthase, which produces MRSAYRIKEIFYTLQGEGTHAGRPAVFCRFTSCNLWTGRETDRHRAICQFCDTDFVGTDGPGGGRFRSAQDLAAAVAKAWAGAAHPKSKPYVVCTGGEPLLQLDTAAVEALHYEGFEVAIETNGTRPLPAGVDWVCVSPKAGTELVITQGDDLKLVYPQPGADPERFESLDFAHFLLQPMDGPDQAANTQAAINYCLAHPQWSLSLQTHKYVGIA; this is translated from the coding sequence ACCCTGCAGGGCGAAGGTACTCATGCCGGGCGGCCTGCCGTCTTTTGCCGGTTCACGAGTTGCAACCTCTGGACGGGGCGCGAGACAGACCGCCACCGCGCCATATGCCAGTTTTGCGACACAGACTTTGTTGGCACTGACGGACCCGGAGGAGGGCGCTTCCGGTCCGCCCAGGACCTAGCTGCCGCAGTAGCCAAGGCCTGGGCTGGTGCAGCCCATCCGAAGAGTAAGCCGTATGTCGTCTGCACTGGTGGCGAGCCACTGCTGCAACTCGACACCGCTGCCGTCGAGGCGCTTCATTACGAGGGCTTCGAGGTCGCTATCGAGACGAACGGAACGCGACCTTTGCCCGCAGGCGTCGACTGGGTCTGCGTCAGCCCGAAGGCCGGCACAGAGTTAGTCATCACTCAGGGTGATGATCTCAAGCTCGTGTACCCGCAACCGGGCGCGGATCCTGAGCGATTCGAGAGCCTGGACTTCGCCCACTTTCTCCTCCAGCCGATGGACGGACCAGACCAGGCGGCGAACACCCAAGCCGCCATCAACTACTGCCTCGCTCACCCTCAGTGGTCATTGAGCCTGCAGACGCACAAGTACGTTGGGATTGCTTGA